The proteins below come from a single Cryptococcus gattii WM276 chromosome D, complete sequence genomic window:
- a CDS encoding Hypothetical protein (Similar to SGTC gene model, INSD accession EAL21335.1; CNBD3890) has product MRHLCPILFGTAFLSAAFALPVLEERSLEKRDYIGLWNGTGPVVTDVKQGSILNCWFDASTLAVLISSQDWVENMIRYGNGAPMANV; this is encoded by the exons ATGCGTCATCTTTGTCCAATACTGTTTGGCACCGCATTCCTGAGTGCTG CTTTCGCCTTGCCTGTGTTGGAGGAGAGAAGCCTGGAGAAGCGAGATTATATTGGCCTGTGGAATGGAACGGGCCCTGTAGTCACTGACGTCAAGCAAG GGAGTATACTCAACTGTTGGTTTGACGCATCCACTCTTGCAGTCCTTATCTCTTCACAAGACTGGGTAGAGAACATGATACGTTACGGCAACGGTGCACCCATGGCCAATGTATAA
- a CDS encoding uncharacterized protein (Similar to TIGR gene model, INSD accession AAW42952.1) — protein sequence MPDTAAAPPDMYPRGINPRLRYIKSYWWPYKTFVKQRWIGRQLLEVITTEFRDRSMEYYRHALESGVTRVNGVVARPDLILRNGDRIDNTVHRHEPPVTNDPILILHIDREREFIVISKPGSLPVHAAGRYFKHTVLEMMESDYGLKCYSVNRLDRLTSGLMILALSGKAASKLAREFVEGKVKKEYVARVKGKFPEEEVTVDKPMMTVDRQMGLVIITPEGKSQDAVTIFNRIAYDPVRDQSVVRCRPQTGRTHQIRVHLQYLGYPIANDPLYGVPSVWGPSLGKGGVDLTPSTSGTSQADALKARAGTSTPQSTDTNREYDNIDLNSPIRLSNQAREIIAKLRRQKDDAEDWIKWSEVIFSAKKAQDDLELESNPPTPQVVPRLTGRQEALKLPDPLPDDTLSPLKPPVYLPPGFCTECYVPVPDDPDPETLFIYLHALRYTTEQLGTWETPMPRWASADWDGDWRGWEEGAILPNALEEDRRKREAEAVKETDP from the exons ATGCCAGACACAGCCGCTGCCCCGCCAGACATGTATCCACGAGGAATCAATCCGCGCCTCCGCTACATTAAGTCCTACTGGTGGCCATACAAGACTTTCGTAAAGCAGAG ATGGATCGGACGCCAGCTCCTCGAAGTTATCACCACAGAGTTCAGAGATCGCTCCATGGAATACTAT AGGCATGCTCTTGAATCCGGTGTGACTAGAGTGAACGGAGTGGTCGCACGGCCAGATCTCATCCTCCGCAATGGTGACCGTATAGA TAATACAGTTCATCGACATGAACCTCCTGTGACCAATGACCCTATTCTGATTCTTCATATCGACCGAGAGAGAGAGTTCATTGTCATCTCCAAGCCAGGCAGTTTA CCCGTACATGCCGCTGGAAGATACTTCAAGCATACCGTATTAGAGATGATGGAGTCCGACTACGGTCTCAAGTGTTATT CTGTGAATCGTCTGGATCGGTTGACTTCCGGCCTGATGATCCTTGCTCTGTCGGGCAAGGCAGCCAGCAAACTAGCTCGCGAATTCGTGGAAGGAAAAGTTAAGAAGGAGTATGTCGCTAGAGTAAAGGGCAAGTTCCCCGA GGAAGAAGTTACCGTCGATAAGCCCATGATGACGGTCGATCGTCAAATGGGCTTGGTCATCATCACCCCTGAAGGAAAG TCACAGGATGCGGTGACCATCTTCAACAGGATAGCATACGACCCAGTGAGAGATCAGAGCGTCGTCCGTT GTCGCCCCCAAACCGGCCGAA CTCATCAAATTCGTGTCCATCTTCAGTACCTTGGCTATCCTATAGCTAATGATCCACTTTACGGAGTCCCTTCTGTTTGGGGCCCTTCACTGGGCAAAGGTGGCGTTGATCTCACCCCTTCTACCAGTGGCACTTCTCAAGCCGATGCCCTCAAGGCTCGTGCCGGCACCTCAACCCCTCAAAGTACAGATACTAACCGAGAATACGATAACATCGATCTTAATAGCCCCATTAGACTGAGTAATCAGGCTAGGGAAATCATCGCCAAGTTGAGAAGACAGAAAGATGACGCCGAGGACTGGATCAA GTGGTCTGAGGTCATATTTTCCGCTAAGAAGGCTCAAGATGACCTTGAGCTCGAATCCAATCCGCCTACGCCTCAGGTTGTTCCTCGCCTCACTGGTCGACAAGAAGCTCTCAAGCTCCCCGATCCTCTTCCTGATGACACCCTTTCTCCCCTGAAACCACCCGTTTACCTTCCCCCAGGGTTTTGTACCGAATGTTATGTCCCCGTTCCCGATGATCCCGATCCAGAGACTTTGTTCATCTATTTGCATGCCCTCAGATATACAACCGAACAATTAGGGACTTGGGAGACGCCGATGCCAAGATGGGCGAGTGCGGATTGGGATGGTGATTGGAGAGGGTGGGAGGAAGGGGCGATCTTACCTAATGCCCTGGAAGAAGATAGGCGTAAGAGAGAAGCTGAAGCCGTAAAGGAGACAGATCCCTAG
- a CDS encoding Hypothetical protein (Similar to TIGR gene model, INSD accession AAW42950.1; CND02480) produces MAVYTNQLQPWEENQSPSPTEVAENPYEQAFAPLRTSSLQVCSPGPPSPVNTLHSRLSGDPDSPPPAWKRRSSVDRRPSISSEHQRQLSASSTNNSPRSVGDHTSPQNISARAARSPVESVRSAQSISPTPSSRTAPPSRRHPNLAMTIATARPPATTIPSMVSHESSDGLSLSLGNGLALPNPAFRRRAGEGASSARSSIVSTQDLNSLTSEELWTLGHEEVPDMSNPMRTAAERPLDTVRRLSTIADTDLVYHPGLPSEVIWPSAPPSEEFLYQPPRNKSFTSIQSSPKRLSLRRSYRRTSAADISTPTLTKDKIKPGARSMPVSPVAPRKINMLSSAHSSSTSLSSHQAIPPNKSLPALGNPKLGPPASLYSKDFISSLAPREGGYAVAATIGGIASPAGSVLSSDKRRSSYADSAVSRARAPLARSAGMGRWSLDGGEIVPKNYGKPYLTSSAATTSSNLTAPPLTSNQADVYPSEPPGPARSQVPEGALPPAINLHGASTQSSPVSGAMQRSSPNPSPLSQQTHAQDITSNEAGDTAKGSNVSEATSDKCPVETAVNAPIKLSTSKTSIPTDSIAAESATPPPINEKSKKQLTKDTKAQRKAEARAVARAKAEQMRQDLAKKQQQREEEQRRKIETKQKEKEEKARRKAEKKEKKNGFLRKPASSALTKAEIESALASSQAEAPANKIEVSTATSKPAPAIISPSTSLPAMQSALSLNKLSTVRPNASESGQTSSSSMPAGQSLSSSKTGEKQGENDKRPEVKLKRSFFGTLKKRFSYYAVDKEGVSPVSSQRARRSTTVAGPTGIREQEAGKTGHEKQEANGLFKRRLEKDGLIAPPPRQTSLIAVASDSSIHRRDDTVTEETSEITADESPRTVRPNSTLISSPSESSSFSRHQIPRKPISTEETFSNKLLSQSSFSEARNPSPIEGDISSEHTRADDQISDVLSPSAATIEDFGTNLGSSSPAPMPVTPSTSGDSQLSYIHSHASHNSNITPVTSVSESEALSDEGLRMGKESKELQQSGGEIPPEREGSDETVLAIKVDPTSSPIIAV; encoded by the exons ATGGCGGTGTACACAAATCAGCTGCAGCCATGGGAGGAG AACCAATCTCCTTCACCAACAGAAGTAGCTGAAAACCCATACGAGCAAGCATTCGCACCCCTCCGCACATCTTCTCTCCAGGTCTGTTCGCCAGGTCCCCCATCGCCCGTCAACACTCTGCACAGCAGGCTGTCAGGCGACCCAGATTCACCCCCACCTGCGTGGAAGCGCCGTTCTAGTGTCGATAGACGTCCCTCTATCTCCTCGGAGCACCAGCGACAGCTCTCGGCTTCCAGCACAAACAACTCGCCCAGGTCCGTAGGAGATCACACAAGTCCTCAGAACATCAGCGCACGGGCCGCCCGATCCCCTGTAGAAAGCGTGCGCAGTGCACAGTCCATATCTCCTACACCGTCTTCTCGTACAGCACCTCCTTCCAGAAGACATCCCAACTTAGCAATGACAATTGCCACTGCCCGTCCACCAGCCACTACAATCCCTTCTATGGTATCCCATGAATCGTCAGACGGGTTGTCTCTCTCATTGGGAAATGGCCTCGCACTTCCCAACCCAGCTTTCCGCAGGCGAGCTGGAGAAGGCGCGAGTTCGGCCAGAAGCTCGATAGTCAGTACGCAAGACCTGAACAGCTTGACTAGTGAGGAGCTTTGGACCTTGGGGCACGAGGAAGTGCCAGATATGAGCAATCCCATGAGGACTGCAGCGGAGAGACCTTTGGACACAGTACGAAGACTGAGTACAATCGCCGACACTGACCTTGTATACCACCCCGGTTTGCCGAGTGAGGTTATAT GGCCGTCTGCACCTCCTTCGGAGGAGTTCTTGTATCAGCCGCCGCGAAACAAGTCTTTTACGAGCATTCAGAGTAGTCCCAAACGCTTATCCCTACGACGAAGTTATCGTCGCACTTCTGCGGCAGATATTTCTACTCCAACTTTGACGAAGGACAAAATAAAACCAGGGGCACGATCCATGCCTGTTTCACCTGTTGCTCCTCGTAAGATTAACATGCTCTCGTCGGCccactcttcttcaacgTCATTGTCTTCTCATCAGGCTATTCCCCCAAATAAGTCACTTCCCGCTCTCGGAAACCCTAAACTAGGGCCTCCTGCGTCCTTGTATTCCAAGGATTTTATCAGCAGCCTTGCGCcaagagaaggagggtATGCCGTCGCCGCAACTATTGGGGGAATAGCGAGCCCAGCGGGGTCAGTGCTATCAAGCGACAAACGAAGGAGTTCATATGCAGATAGCGCAGTCAGCAGGGCCAGAGCGCCTTTGGCAAGAAGTGCCGGTATGGGCAGATGGAGCTTGGATGGCGGAGAA ATAGTACCGAAGAATTACGGTAAACCGTATTTGACTTCTTCCGCGGCGACAACATCTTCCAATTTGACCGCCCCTCCTTTAACATCCAATCAAGCAGACGTGTATCCATCTGAACCCCCTGGTCCGGCTCGCTCGCAAGTTCCTGAGGGGGCATTACCCCCTGCCATAAACCTTCATGGTGCTTCCACGCAGTCTTCGCCGGTTTCTGGTGCGATGCAAAGGTCTTCTCCCAATCCTAGTCCACTGAGCCAGCAGACTCACGCCCAGGATATCACCTCAAATGAAGCAGGGGATACCGCCAAAGGTTCTAATGTCAGTGAGGCCACCTCTGACAAGTGTCCTGTAGAAACCGCTGTCAATGCACCCATCAAACTTTCGACCTCTAAAACGTCGATTCCTACTGATTCTATCGCGGCCGAATCTGCTACACCACCTCCTATCAACGAAAAATCGAAAAAACAGCTCACCAAAGATACTAAAGCCCAGCGGAAGGCCGAAGCTCGGGCTGTTGCTCGTGCAAAAGCTGAGCAGATGAGGCAAGATCTTGCCaagaagcagcagcaacgagaagaggagcagAGGAGAAAGATAGAGACCAAGcagaaggaaaaagaagaaaaggccAGAAGAAAAGCcgaaaagaaagagaaaaagaatGGCTTTTTGCGGAAACCAGCGTCATCAGCTTTAACCAAGGCAGAAATTGAATCTGCCTTGGCCTCGTCTCAAGCTGAGGCTCCAGCGAACAAGATCGAGGTATCTACGGCGACATCTAAACCTGCGCCCGCCATCATCTCACCATCCACGTCTTTGCCTGCTATGCAATCAGCGCTCAGTCTGAACAAGCTTTCAACCGTCCGGCCCAACGCATCGGAGTCTGGCCAaacttcctcttcttctatGCCAGCCGGGCAGTCCCTCTCGTCATCCAAGACCGGAGAAAAGCAAGGCGAAAATGATAAAAGGCCGGAAGTCAAGTTAAAGAGGTCTTTCTTCGGCACACTGAAAAAGAGATTTTCTTATTATGCTGTTGATAAAGAGGGAGTTTCACCAGTGTCTTCTCAACGAGCACGTCGCTCCACTACAGTCGCTGGCCCTACTGGCATACGAGAGCAAGAGGCCGGTAAAACCGGGCACGAAAAGCAAGAGGCTAACGGTTTATTTAAACGAAGGCTTGAAAAAGATGGTCTCATTGCTCCTCCACCTAGACAAACGTCATTGATTGCCGTAGCCTCAGACTCGTCAATTCATAGACGTGACGATACAGTGACGGAGGAGACGTCCGAAATTACTGCAGATGAATCACCTCGAACTGTGCGGCCAAACTCGACTCTTATCTCGTCGCCCTCAGAGTCTTCATCTTTCAGTCGTCATCAGATTCCGCGAAAGCCTATTTCAACCGAAGAAACCTTTAGTAACAAGCTCCTGAGTCAATCTTCATTCTCAGAGGCGCGTAACCCGTCCCCTATTGAAGGAGACATCTCTTCGGAACATACACGCGCCGATGACCAAATCTCCGATGTCCTTTCACCTTCCGCTGCGACTATTGAAGACTTCGGGACTAACCTCGGATCCTCCTCCCCTGCTCCCATGCCTGTCACTCCTTCGACTTCTGGTGATTCGCAGCTGTCTTATATACATAGCCATGCTTCACATAATAGCAATATCACGCCGGTCACTTCGGTTTCTGAATCCGAGGCACTAAGTGACGAAGGTCTTAGAATGGGAAAGGAGAGCAAGGAATTACAACAATCAGGAGGCGAGATCCCACCGGAAAGGGAAGGCTCAGATGAGACTGTTTTGGCAATCAAGGTGGACCCAACGTCTTCTCCAATTATTGCGGTTTGA
- a CDS encoding Protein transport protein, putative (Similar to TIGR gene model, INSD accession AAW42948.1), translating into MGHQPDIEGSVDAIQQDSSPTPNSDPAIEAPPDNPQPKPTESEPVGLGIQNGSPIKELPPYPETDDFHSSEAAHEAPLNPDDIAVSPPPPPPKPERAIPTRTDSKETLEDVELSRGNTPAVASRGDVVLKGSVNVSRVSLPSIVAPSLPPTPSQQKIYGRPSSAVQEHRSRRSSTATTLSLSNFGPNSPGPQLSTVLITPPLQLLANSKEAKKSPSFHAAAQRALDLCQNNEGTNAAYLHPREIFEPLRLAISNPQTTSVPILVTSLDLLSKLISHSFFAEPHGPPPGLPPLPDLITHTITLSYSESSPPQVALQIVKALMAIVLSTDQGMLVHQSSLLKAVRTVYNVFLLSNDAANQVVAQGGLTQMVHHVFGRVIRPDMKIAAPESGRGSVSENEARRRSEVMQENTTARSLPSTPVPERYDGANGKMTLESFAAANPNDSIPVDQAPITDSVNHKSVAEADIEVEAPRLPQHTVSIPVPANVADPNGASSSQQAGQGMDEEGGSFDAMGRPIPTEQLFVKDAFLVFRALCKLTMKPLVTDSEKDLRSHAMRSKLLSLHLVLTILRSHSDIFVNPLVCIPSNSTLEMTPFLQATKQYLALSLSRNALSPVNQVFELSVEIFWCMLKDMRAQLKKEIEVLLNEIFIPILEMRHSTIRQKSVILGVFIRLCHDPQALVEIYINYDCDRSSLENIYERLMNIVSKIGQTHFAPPSKEELAQGGSSKQTGGSSGPAIPPSLSTSALGEGVGHNALHYSGMPPEVKLRRQSLECLVAALNSLVAWSTSNSGTKTGNLEDNQSTTDAVGRHHASGSVSGSNAELAAPTPVWPADSLKSSVSGMASGMNTPDLGEDDVGKFESAKQRKTNLLEGIKKFNFKPKRGIAYLLEQGFIRSNSPIDIARFLLTNEGLNKAMIGEYLGEGDDENIATMHAFVDMLDFSGMQFTDALRMYLQSFRLPGEAQKIDRFMLKFAERYMHCNPSSLFANADTAYILAFSVIMLNTDAHNKNLKQKRMTKQEFVKNNRGINDGKDLPEELLAEIYDEITTNEIKMKDEVEIPQPATSGGLASVGRDLQREAYVAQSENMASKTESLLKAMVRQQRRGVVRPTDHYHTASRLEHVRFMFEVAWMPFLAGISAPLQETDDMDVVNLCLEGLRSAIRIVCLFDMELERNAFVTTLAKFTYLSNVAEMKPKNMEAIKSLLDVAVTDGNYLKASWKDVLVCVSQLERMQLISSGMDVPDLNRTVATSTDKRKSSSSKKKVPTEEVAEESRSSQVTVAADMVFSTSKNLSGSAIVDFVKALSEVSWEEIQSSGSSARPRMFSLQKLVEISYYNMGRIRLEWSNIWLILGEHFNQVCCHNNPNISFFALDALRQLAMNFLEKEELSHFRFQKDFLRPFEYTIVHNKNSDAREMVLQCLQHMLQSRVQNLRSGWRTMFGVFSAASKVVTERVCNYAFELVTLVYRDYFSLVVKYGSFSDLTVCITDFCKVSKFQKISLQAIEMVRGLVPTMLQCPECLLPQLGDEGKVQQGDNPMVKYWLPVLHAFYEIIMTGEDLEVRRLALDCLFDTLKTHGSGFSVDFWNIVCQQVLFPIFSVLRAKSDIRFKSPEDLSVWLSTTLISALRDLVDLYTVYFEVMQRYLDENDTLARIGTSCFEQLLEQNVRKLSPEKWMLIVSAFVQLFKTTTAYQLFDPVMCSEIEPTGNMDENDAPFQKFVAPAPLEPATVKPPSLPATISYGEQRRIFKQVIVKCVLQLLLIETTHELLQNGEVYNTIPAEHLLRLLEVLDDSWSFARKFNADKELRMQLWKVGFMKQLPNLLKQESSAAATLVNVLLKMYNDPREAHRATRKSVVERLVPLAKEIIGDFNLLDLESQPRNVAAWTPVIGDILKGCCILEIESFEQHITTFYPLVTDILVKDVSLDIRIAARNYLRRVGEVRGLIEKQ; encoded by the exons ATGGGACATCAACCAGATATAGAGGGTTCTGTAGACGCCATTCAACAAGATAGTTCTCCGACGCCGAACTCAGATCCAGCCATTGAGGCCCCTCCGGACAACCCGCAGCCAAAACCAACAGAGTCTGAGCCGGTGGGCTTGGGTATCCAAAACGGCTCACCTATAAAGGAGCTTCCTCCATATCCAGAGACAGATGACTTCCATAGCTCAGAGGCCGCTCACGAAGCTCCATTGAATCCAGATGACATAGCCGTTTCACCGCCCCCGCCCCCGCCAAAGCCCGAGAGAGCCATTCCAACACGAACCGATAGTAAGGAAACGTTGGAGGATGTGGAATTGAGCAGAGGAAATACCCCTGCAGTGGCCAGCCGGGGCGATGTAGTTTTAAAGGGAAGTGTAAATGTCTCCCGTGTCTCGTTACCCTCCATCGTTGCTCCCTCTCTGCCGCCAACGCCATCTCAACAGAAGATTTACGGCCGTCCGTCTTCTGCAGTTCAAGAACACCGCTCACGGAGATCGTCTACAGCAACAACACTTTCTCTGTCTAATTTTGGCCCTAATTCTCCTGGTCCTCAACTCTCAACCGTTCTAATTACCCCCCCTCTTCAACTTCTTGCCAATTCTAAGGAGGCAAAGAAATCTCCGTCGTTCCATGCTGCTGCTCAGCGTGCACTGGACCTCTGTCAGAACAATGAAGGAACAAACGCAGCTTATCTTCATCCTCGCGAAATATTTGAACCCTTACGGCTTGCAATCTCCAACCCTCAGACTACATCGGTCCCGATTCTTGTTACGTCTCTCGATCTCCTATCAAAACTCATATCCCACTCTTTTTTTGCCGAGCCTCATGGTCCTCCTCCTGGActtcctccccttccaGATCTTATAACCCACACTATTACGCTTTCATATTCTGAAAGCTCTCCGCCTCAAGTGGCCCTTCAGATCGTTAAAGCACTCATGGCCATTGTCCTTTCCACCGACCAAGGCATGCTTGTTCACCAATCATCCCTTCTGAAGGCCGTTCGTACCGTGTATAAtgtcttccttctttccaaTGATGCCGCAAATCAGGTTGTTGCTCAAGGTGGTCTGACACAGATGGTGCATCATGTGTTTGGTCGAGTGATACGACCCGATATGAAGATTGCGGCGCCTGAAAGCGGCAGAGGAAGTGTCAGCGAAAACGAggcaaggagaaggagtgAAGTGATGCAGGAGAACACCACAGCTCGGTCGTTACCTTCAACCCCTGTACCGGAGAGATATGATGGGGCGAACGGAAAAATGACGCT CGAATCTTTCGCTGCAGCGAATCCTAACGACTCTATCCCTGTCGATCAGGCCCCTATTACTGATTCAGTGAATCACAAGTCAGTGGCTGAAGCCGATATTGAAGTTGAGGCGCCTCGTCTTCCGCAGCACACTGTCTCGATTCCAGTCCCTGCCAACGTTGCGGATCCCAATGGTGCATCATCAAGCCAGCAAGCAGGGCAAGGAATGGACGAGGAGGGTGGTTCGTTCGATGCGATGGGCAGGCCCATACCAACTGAACAGCTGTTTGTTAAGGACGCCTTCTTAGTTTTCCGGGCATTATGCAAGCTCACGATGAAGCCATTAGTGACAGATAG TGAGAAGGACTTGCGTTCACATGCCATGCGATCAAAACTCCTCTCGCTTCATCTTGTTCTCACCATACTTCGCTCTCACTCCGACATTTTTGTGAATCCTCTCGTCTGCATACCATCGAACTCCACTCTAGAGATGACTCCGTTCTTGCAAGCGACAAAACAATATCTCGCGTTGAGTCTCTCCAGAAACGCATTGAGCCCCGTGAACCAGGTGTTCGAGCTCAGTGTTGAGATCTTCTGGTGTATGTTGAAGGATATGAGGGCACAGTTAAAG AAAGAGATTGAAGTTCTTCTTAACGAAATTTTCATTCCTATCCTCGAAATGCGACATTCTACTATTCGCCAGAAATCTGTCATTCTCGGTGTTTTCATTCGCCTTTGCCATGATCCGCAGGCCCTAGTCGAGATTTATATCAATTACGACTGTGATCGCTCATCCTTGGAAAATATATATGAGCGCTTGATGAATATCGTCTCGAAGATCGGCCAGACACATTTTGCACCCCCAAGCAAAGAGGAGCTTGCGCAGGGAGGGTCAAGCAAACAAACAGGTGGATCGAGTGGACCTGCTATACCGCCATCTTTGAGCACTTCGGCGCTTGGAGAAGGTGTAGGACATAATGCTCTTCATTACTCTGGTATGCCTCCAGAAGTGAAATTGAGGAGACAATCGCTGGAGTGCTTAGTCGCCGCATTAAACTCCCTCGTGGCATGGTCTACCTCAAATTCTGGCACCAAGACAGGGAATCTGGAGGATAATCAATCCACAACAGATGCAGTCGGCAGGCATCATGCTTCTGGATCGGTTTCGGGTTCCAATGCGGAACTTGCTGCTCCGACACCGGTTTGGCCAGCAGACTCGTTAAAGTCGTCGGTCTCAGGTATGGCATCCGGTATGAATACACCGGATTTGGGAGAAGATGACGTGGGCAAGTTTGAATCTGCCAAGCAGCGTAAGACCAACCTGCTTGAGGGCATTAAGAAGTTCAATTTCAAACCAAAACGTGGTATTGCCTACCTCCTCGAGCAAGGTTTTATCCGATCCAACTCTCCCATCGACATTGCTCGATTCCTCCTTACCAATGAGGGCCTAAACAAAGCCATGATTGGTGAATACCttggtgaaggtgatgatgagaaTATTGCGACAATGCACGCTTTCGTGGACATGCTCGACTTCTCCGGCATGCAATTCACCGACGCGCTCAGGATGTATCTTCAATCATTCCGACTTCCTGGCGAAGCTCAAAAGATTGACAGGTTTATGCTCAAGTTTGCTGAGAGGTACATGCACTGTAACCCCTCATCTCTTTTCGCTAACGCCGACACTGCCTACATTCTCGCTTTCTCTGTTATCATGCTCAACACCGACGCGCATAACAAAAACTTAAAGCAGAAGCGAATGACTAAACAAGAATTCGTAAAGAACAACAGAGGGATCAATGATGGGAAGGATCTGCCGGAAGAGTTGCTGGCTGAGATTTACGACGAAATTACGACCAATGAGATCAAGATGAAGGATGAGGTTGAAATCCCTCAGCCGGCAACTTCTGGTGGTCTAGCAAGTGTAGGAAGGGATTTGCAGCGAGAGGCATATGTAGCGCAATCAGAGAACATGGCTAGTAAAACAGAGTCCTTGCTCAAGGCGATGGTGCGGCAACAACGGCGAGGCGTCGTTCGTCCGACAGATCACTATCACACGGCATCACGTTTGGAACATGTGCGGTTCATGTTTGAAGTTGCGTGGATGCCTTTCCTTGCCGGTATCTCAGCCCCATTGCAAGAGACCGATGATATGGACGTCGTCAATCTCTGCCTTGAAGGCCTCCGTTCTGCCATCCGTATCGTTTGTCTTTTCGATATGGAACTAGAGAGGAATGCCTTCGTCACGACCCTCGCCAAATTCACTTATCTCAGTAATGTAGCGGAAATGAAGCCAAAGAACATGGAAGCAATCAAGAGTTTGTTAGATGTGGCCGTGACGGATGGCAACTACCTCAAGGCCTCGTGGAAAGATGTGCTTGTGTGCGTAAGTCAGCTGGAGAGGATGCAGTTGATCTCGAGTGGGATGGATGTGCCCGATCTAAACAGGACTGT GGCAACATCGACCGACAAGAGGAAGTCGTCGTCATCAAAAAAGAAGGTTCCAACAGAGGAGGTCGCAGAAGAGTCTAGATCTTCCCAGGTTACTGTAGCGGCGGATATGGTGTTTTCAACAAGCAAGAACTTATCTGGA TCCGCGATTGTCGATTTTGTCAAAGCACTCAGTGAAGTTTCCTGGGAGGAAATCCAGTCTTCAGGCTCCTCGGCTCGTCCTCGAATGTTTAGTTTGCAAAAACTCGTTGAGATCTCGTACTACAATATGGGTAGAATTAGGCTGGAATGGTCTAATATCTGGTTGATCCTGGGCGAACATTTCAATCAG GTTTGTTGCCATAATAACCCCAACATCAGCTTCTTCGCCTTGGATGCCCTAAGACAACTAGCCATGAATTTcttggagaaggaggagtTGTCGCATTTCAGATTCCAAAAAGATTTTTTGCGACCATTTGAGTATACTATCGTACACAACAAGAACTCTGATGCTCGCGAGATG GTCCTGCAATGCCTCCAACACATGTTGCAGTCTCGAGTACAAAATCTTCGATCAGGCTGGAGAACAATGTTCGGTGTTTTTTCTGCCGCTTCCAAAGTTGTCACAGAACGTGTCTGTAACTACGCATTCGAGCTTGTTACACTGGTTTATCGGGATTACTTCTCCCTAGTCGTCAAATATGGCTCCTTTTCGGATCTAACTGTTTGTATCACGGATTTCTGCAAAGTATCCAAATTTCAGAAAATCAGTCTACAAGCAATCGAGATGGTTAGGGGTTTAGTACCAACCATGCTACAGTGCCCAGAGTGTCTCTTGCCCCAACTAGGTGACGAGGGTAAGGTGCAGCAAGGCGATAACCCTATGGTGAAGTACTGGTTGCCTGTTCTTCACGCTTTTTATGAAATCATTATGACCGGAGAAGACTTGGAGGTCAGACGGCT TGCCCTTGATTGTCTCTTTGACACTTTAAAAACACATGGGTCTGGGTTCTCTGTGGATTTCTGGAACATCGTCTGCCAGCAAGTCCTTTTCCCCATCTTTTCCGTTCTTCGGGCCAAATCCGACATCCGCTTTAAATCGCCTGAAGACCTTAGTGTATGGTTGTCGACAACACTCATCTCTGCATTAAGGGATTTGGTTGATTTGTACACCGTCTACTTTGAAGTAATGCAACGGTATCTCGATG AGAATGATACGCTTGCGCGTATTGGTACATCTTGCTTTGAACAGCTTCTAGAGCAAAACGTTCGGAAGCTCAGCCCAGAGAAATGGATGCTCATCGTATCGGCATTCGTGCAGTTGTTCAAGACCACGACAGCGTATCAGCTATTTGATCCTGTGATGTGTTCCGAAATTGAACCGACCGGCAATATGGACGAAAACGACG CTCCCTTCCAGAAATTCGTCGCTCCAGCTCCCCTTGAGCCTGCAACCGTTAAACCCCCATCTCTTCCTGCCACCATCAGCTATGGCGAGCAACGACGTATCTTCAAGCAAGTCATTGTAAAATGTGTTCTgcagcttcttctcatTGAGACCACCCATGAGCTTTTGCAGAATGGCGAGGTGTATAACACTATCCCCGCGGAGCACTTGCTGAGATTACTAGAAGTGCTGGACGACAGCTGGAGTTTCGCGAGGAAGTTTAATGCTGACAAGGAACTGAGGATGCAGTTGTGGAAAGTTG GGTTCATGAAACAGCTGCCAAATCTCCTGAAACAGGAGTCTAGCGCTGCCGCGACTCTCGTAAATGTCTTATTGAAAATGTACAATGATCCAAGGGAAGCCCATAGGGCGACCCGAAAAAGTGTTGTTGAGAGACTGGTACC ACTTGCCAAAGAAATTATTGGAGACTTCAATCTTTTAGATCTCGAAAGTCAGCCACGAAATGTTGCTGCTTGGACGCCCGTGATTGGTGATATCTTGAAAGGATGTTGTATTCTAGAAATAGAGTCT TTTGAACAACACATCACAACCTTCTACCCTCTTGTTACCGACATATTAGTAAAAGACGTCTCTCTGGATATTAGAATAGCAGCTAGGAATTATTTGAGAAGAGTGGGCGAGGTGAGAGGCTTGATTGAAAAGCAGTGA